A stretch of the Salminus brasiliensis chromosome 19, fSalBra1.hap2, whole genome shotgun sequence genome encodes the following:
- the ran gene encoding GTP-binding nuclear protein Ran, with translation MAENDPQVQFKLVLVGDGGTGKTTFVKRHLTGEFEKKYVATLGVEVHPLVFHTNRGAIKYNVWDTAGQEKFGGLRDGYYIQAQCAIIMFDVTSRVTYKNVPNWHRDLVRVCENIPIVLCGNKVDIKDRKVKAKSIVFHRKKNLQYYDISAKSNYNFEKPFLWLARKLIGDPNLEFVEMPALAPPEIAMDPSLAAQYEHDLKVASETALPDEDDDL, from the exons CTGGTTCTTGTAGGAGATGGAGGTACAGGAAAGACCACCTTCGTAAAGAGGCATTTGACAGGAGAGTTTGAAAAGAAATATGTTG CCACTCTGGGAGTTGAAGTACATCCCTTGGTCTTCCACACTAACAGAGGAGCTATCAAATACAATGTATGGGACACAGCTGGACAGGAGAAGTTTGGTGGTCTGAGAGATGGATACTACATTCAAG CTCAGTGTGCCATCATCATGTTTGATGTCACCTCTCGAGTCACTTATAAGAACGTGCCCAACTGGCATCGTGACCTGGTGCGCGTGTGTGAGAACATTCCCATAGTGCTGTGTGGCAACAAGGTGGACATCAAGGACAGGAAGGTGAAGGCCAAGAGCATCGTGTTCCATCGCAAGAAGAATCTACAG TACTACGACATCTCTGCAAAGAGTAATTATAACTTTGAGAAGCCCTTCCTGTGGCTTGCACGAAAGCTGATCGGCGATCCTAACCTTGAATTTGTGGAGATGCCTGCCCTTGCCCCACCCGAAATTGCCATGGACCCATCACTTGCTGCACAGTACGAGCATGACCTGAAA GTGGCATCGGAAACAGCTCTCCCAGATGAGGATGATGACCTTTAA